The nucleotide sequence GCTGCTATAATTTGTATTCTTACAGATTAACATCACCAAGTCCTGCAAAGTTTTTAGCAGTAGTTATATTCACACAACTTATCCAACAAAGATCAAATAACCAATCAGATTTaatgaggttttttaaaaaaaaaaaaaatgaccccCGCAAGATGAGGCATTAAAGCTCCAAGTTCAGAATGACAGCGGAGAGCAGCCAGCAGTGTTACAAAGCAAGCAGGAGGTGGCAGAACGTGTTTGCTGAAGCCTAATTCAGAGTAAATCGGCCAGAGAACTCTCTCAGCTGCTAGAATCCCAGCAGAACAGCTACAGAAACAAcctttatattattatttatgcTATTACCACTTAGGTCACAGCACGCTGaataaaacaagataaaatattctgtagccactttccaaaaagaaacaaatatttgtcTTATGACCATGGCAAAGCTACCACTattagtgaaaaatattttatctggatTAAAATTTGGCTCACGTAAAGCTGTACAGCTATAGGTGGGGGGACCCAAATGAAGCATCAAGGTTAACAATAGCAAAGATAAAAGCATGGGAAACCAAGATTCTTCAGTTACCAACAGTAACTCCTAAATTTGAAtcctacaaaataaaaattccaagaGTTACTGCACAGTTGTCTTCTGTTGCTATGACTTGATAAAAACAGGTGAGTACACAGAGTATgaaactagtaaaaaaaaaagtggtttaaagCTGTCATTTTATCTGTTTCTCAAAAAGAGTGCACCTCCTCATGTAGATGGAATAAAAAGTCAGTAAGAAAACATCTAACACTACCAAATTTATCTACTTGgtaattttttataaaatcaaGCAAGACTAAATGCATACAGTAATAGAATTACTCATTCTAGCTGTGCATATTAATGCAAGCATACAATTTTAGATGCCAGTATCGTTAAATTAATCCAAAGCACCATTTACTTTTTATGCATTCAGTCACAAGAGGagtatttggaagaaaaacatcCTATGGAGATAATTAATTGCCATTTTGGCTGAAATAATTTAGGAGCTCATTAATAAAAAAGTTATGTAAACTGACTAAACTTCTCCCTATATACgttaatttttcccccctttattaCAGATAGGTCATTTAGTAAAATTAGTTCCTTATTTGTACAAAACCCAGATTTTACCACAATTTTATGGGAAAAGTTACCAATTACATTTTTACATCTGTGTATGTGATTCCTCAGGAAAGCACTGCAAGCTTTTATTCCTTTGATCAGAAATTATTCCAAAGAAACACTGAAGTATGCAATTGCAAAAGCATCGATTTCGATCCTTAGAATTTTGTAGTTTCAATAAAAGTAGTcatgatttttgaaaaaaaaaacaaaaaaccaaaaaaaccccacaaaaccccacagTTCTTGACAGAAAAAGACCACAACTTGAAACACTAACCTGGATTCTAGATGAGGGAACATAAATCAAGGAACACCGCAGGAATTTAATCCTGATCTGGATACTGAGGCATTTAGTTTAATGTTATACTTTAATAAGAATTGTTTAAATTCCcagaaacaaattttgaaattacattacaaaataaaatatttaaacaatatttagTTATGTACATTCTGCTCCAAATATGGACTGTGGAAATTCTTTACATTTCTCTTAGAAATACATACAAACCACAGCACAGGTCAACAATCCACTGGCAAGTAACAGACACAAGTcaacttaaaggaaaaatacctgTGGAAAGTTTTAATCTATTACTGCTTCAGTACCAGCATTTCAGTGTCTCTTCAGACTTTTAAGTAGTTTGTTCTCCTTCCCCAGTTTACTTTGCATGTTGGATGATTACTCGTCAGAGTACGTCTTTCACAGGAAAAGATGACATATTAAGGACAGGAAATTAGTTCAGAAAATTACAATACAGAAGAGTCCAGGCAGGTATATACTGTGTAAACCAtctaaaacagaagaaaaagtaaaattgacTCCAATACCATTCCATACATATTTTATGGAAAACTTTACAGAGCTTACCCTTTATCTTACTTCAAAACACACCACTTGCattactactttaaaaataacacagataTAAAATAACTAGCTTGTTAGACTGTAAGAACAAACAGTTTAAAGCTCTTTTACCAGTCTAGACAACACGTACATTCATTTGAATGAGAGTTCACATCAAGTGCTGCAAGAAAGCAATTACATTCACAGAAATGGATATCAACCTCCATTCCACATTTACCATCATATACACTAACACTCATCAGTTTGGCTGAGGACAGCATAACAGAAATTCTCTTACATAGCCCTGAAAtgcaaatgaataatttattaaggaaaaaaattaaatgcagtagTTTTTCCTACAGGTAACTGAATTTCACATGAAGTAGAAATTGTTTAGTTTAGGTTGTGTTTTGTCACACAAAATGAAGAAAGTACAACTTCTAATCCCACAGAAATCTGCTTAGACCACACAGTCTTCctgttcaaaccacaacagaagcAACAGTTCCCTGGTTCAACTCAAATGTTTGTGGAGGCACAGACTCATTAATCTTTGTATTGTGCACACATCAGTTTTGAGAATCTTTAGTGTTCTGCTTCCCCCCCCCAACAATCCAGCTGGGAACTTAATCAGAAGTTAGTTTAAAGCTGTTCTTAAGTACTTGATGACAAAAAAAGTAAGACTGCTGCAATAAAGTGAGCTTTCAGGCAAATACGTTGGAAGTTTCTTCAGTTCATTGGAGACAGACCAAACTAAAGCTGCACAAAGTCAGTATTTATGAACCAGGGCATCAAAAAAAGATCCCAACTGCCTGAATCAAAGCAGTTTTGGTGAAATAGGTGGCCACTGAAGTCTGATGATGAGAACTGAACTTTAACTAGTATTCTGTATTTTGTCTAAAAAACATGTATACCAGTCACCAAATATCTCTCAGAAATCTAAACACCAGAAGAACAGATGGAAAAATGGATAGGTATTTAAAACTGTGATGCCTAAGAtctcctatatatatatacacaaaaaaaaaaaattaacttacaTTATAATAATATCAAACTGCATAGCATTACAAAAGAAGGCAACTTGAAtggctgaaattaaaaaatttgAATGTTACCAACCCTATTATTACCATTCTGGAATTTATAATATCACGGACTGTTGCTAGTAACAGCTATAACCCAGTTTAAGCAAAGTCTGCCTTAATTCCAGAGAATGCAGAAATGATTAATTCAGACAAGTTGTTGCATGCTCTGCTTTCATGTCCTCCTAGCAGGTTTTGCTGTTAACTGCTTCTCTCTTTCGAGTTCCTTCTCACGTTGCTGTTCTCGTTCTAAttcttctttctgcctcttttgTTGCAGTTTAAGTGCTcttttctaaacagaaaagaCCAGAAAATAATTGTAAGTTTTATAGCTGTATTTAAGTTGGAGCTACAAACAAAATCCCTCCCATTCTCTTAACACTATATTCTCCAGTCCACACTGCTTATGACTGAATGTTGCATAAAccgtttgttttttcttcctccctcccgcTTCCATCCTACTGTTAAGAAGCAGCAAGTCTGTGATCTACACAGGGAAAATACAGACCAGACTCCCTTCAGTCTCACTCAGAGTCATCCTTCATGTATACCAGGCAAGGTGCGTACTGTGCAAATTATTGcctccaagaaaaaaatccttttgttgaACATACTCAAGGACTAATCTTGCCAGAATATAACCAGAGACTGCCCATATAGCATGAAGTCAGTGAACTTATGCCACTGTTAATATTACATGAAATAGAAGGAGAAATTCTTACATTTGCGACAAtctagttttcattaaaaaggcaCAGAAACTGAAACAACAGAGAACTAGTTGGAATGGAGTGGATTAAGCGACAGAACAAAGCATAATTCTTACACCACCTAAACATAACAACAACAGAGACTTACTAGTAGTTCAGGTGCGTAAGTTCCTTGAGCACACCTAAGAGTAAGTGaaagtttaaaaacatacatGGCTTGGCACTACTGAAACCATCCATTTAAGATAAGGattgaaaattgtattttaaacagaacTTTCAGCATGCATCCAAAATAGAAGCTGAAAGTCAGTaatacataattaaatatttatgttggAAAGTAAAGATATTTATCCCACTCACTTTTAACTTTGATGTCTTCTCATGGAGCATCATCATTTCGTTTCTAATATTCACTAACTTGTTGTGATAGTGTTTAGCTTCTGAAAACTTGAAAAACACAACTGTTAAAGCAGTGACTGTCAAGTTGGAATAGTTGTTCTATAAAGTTACACAGCAAAACAGCAATCAAAAACATAGTGATTACCAGAACAGCCTGATAATGGATTAAACATGTTCAAGTTTATATATAAAGTTCACATACTGCATATATTAATACAGAAAACTTCCATATGTCAACAGGTACACCCAGTAATCTACTGAACGAAGATtcattaaacagaataaaaatattaccaTTTTATGCACCGTATATCAGTGTTTCACACACCCTTCCTACTAGTCTGGAGAGGTTCACAGAGCTCACGTTGGAGCCTCAGTCCAACTGAAAAACGGCATATCTTCGCTTCGGCTACTGGTCTTTAACAACTAGGCTTACTACCACTAGCTGACTGAGCCTGCTTTTCTTCCCAGTGCCCTTCCAATCTAAGGGAAATATGCTGGTTCCACACCCTCTCCAGCAATAATTTGTCCCGAATATCTGAACTGGTTGGTTCTGTTCCTGTAAGTCATTAAGAACAAGGAAAATACACAAGTTGATACTAATGCTTCAGCAAGAAAATCTATGCTAATAGAGATTTAAGAAAGCATTAATAGTACTTACCAAAGCATCGATATCAAGAATGGAGTTACACTCTTTGAATTTTGAAATTTCTTGTTCTAATGTTTCTAGTAATACCACTTGGTTCTGTCTGAAACAAAAATGATGCATAAAACCAAGGTAAAGCTGCATACATGCTTTTTAACCAgccctttaaataaatattacttttGATCGTAACAATATAAATACATGCTTCCCAATATCAGATTCCTCTTATGCATTGCTAGGTGATTTCAATAAAGACACGAGTAAATAGCTATAGAGAAATCCCAGCTGACTACACACAAACTCAGCTGGCATCATACAGCATGGATATCCAGGATTAATATCCATGCCTGCCAAACAGGCACTCTGCAGactgaatgaaggaaaaaacaattaGCTCTTGACTTTCTCCTTGGGTGCCTCTGCATCATGGTGTGGGACTAAGTTATTTCTGTATAGAACTTGCGTGGATCCTTGGTGCTTATTAAGGATCCTCCATCCCACATAAATCAGCTAAAGTCTTTCCAGACACAGGCTGTCCTTGGCAGCAGCATAAACACATCATGCATCCTGAAACCCAAACCACCGTACCCTGCAAAACCCGAGATGGATCTGTGTAAAGCCCTTTCCAATACCTCTGCATCCATGGCAGACCCAGCCTGAGTTTGAAATAAACTATTCTCGGCTATCAGTGAGATGCCAATGTACAAAGAATCCTTATCTGGTTAGCTCCTTAATTATATTTTCCAAGTGTATATTTTGCAACACAGTTTAGAGACTGGACAACAAACAATATACTGCACTACAAGCTGCCCTGAATATGAACTGCATCTCTGCAAGCAAAATAAATTCAGCTTTTGGCAGACTTTCCACTACAGAAGTGAACAAGTATTTAAGAAATCTAACATGTCTTCTGCTATACCTGGCTTAGGGGATTTTAGTGTTCTAGCATTATACATTCTTCAGTCAAAGTTCTGATAGGCTACGCTGCAGCTTATACACCCCCCACTACTCCAGCAAATCACTTAACTACTCGGGATGCTATAGTCAGAACACAGAAATGCTGCAATAAACTATATTCTAGTTAAGGGTAGCTAGAATATTATactaaaaaaagcaacaaataaggTATGCACATATAAGaagctggttttaaaaatttGCTTACGTAAGTTCCTGTAGTGCTGATTTTGATCGCTGAAGATCAGGCAGATAATGAGAAATCAATCCTTCAGTTAGCTGCTCCACAGCTTTCTCATCTATTAAAGGCAGATCTTCTACTACTCCTTCATCTGGAGATGCAACACTAGGACCTACACCAAAGAACAGCAAGCTTGAATGTGACAGGTCAGCATGCACTTCAAGTTTCACCTTGAGCAActatatttttcctgtttaaaaattaaaagcatttcaaCACTGAGGTTGTAATTCTTTGCACTTCATCAACTAAACTgagcttcctttttcttccccctctttgtccctcccttattccCAGTCCTATATTATGGGCTTCCTGGTGAACAGTTTTATCTGAACACCAGCAGACCAGAAAAGAGTATTCCAAAACCACTAAAAAAATTCCAACTACTCCAgtctactggggaaaaaaacagtcaaTATCAATTGTTCTGGCTATACATCAAGAATACATAACACACACCCACCCTTTGCTTTCAAAGTTAGAGAGTAAACCTGGGCCTACCAAATAAATGTCTTAGTCTGTCACTCAAAACATACAAAAACCTCATTATAACACCACAGGCTGAACTCCAAAAGTTTCCAAGAGTTAGCTAACAGTCACTGTAAGTTTCGTACGGGC is from Strix aluco isolate bStrAlu1 chromosome 12, bStrAlu1.hap1, whole genome shotgun sequence and encodes:
- the BLOC1S6 gene encoding biogenesis of lysosome-related organelles complex 1 subunit 6 isoform X1 — translated: MSVAERPEEEKEEAAAATAAASPGLSLGPSVASPDEGVVEDLPLIDEKAVEQLTEGLISHYLPDLQRSKSALQELTQNQVVLLETLEQEISKFKECNSILDIDALFSEAKHYHNKLVNIRNEMMMLHEKTSKLKKRALKLQQKRQKEELEREQQREKELEREKQLTAKPARRT
- the BLOC1S6 gene encoding biogenesis of lysosome-related organelles complex 1 subunit 6 isoform X2, giving the protein MSVAERPEEEKEEAAAATAAASPGLSLGPSVASPDEGVVEDLPLIDEKAVEQLTEGLISHYLPDLQRSKSALQELTQNQVVLLETLEQEISKFKECNSILDIDALEQNQPVQIFGTNYCWRGCGTSIFPLDWKGTGKKSRLSQLVVVSLVVKDQ
- the BLOC1S6 gene encoding biogenesis of lysosome-related organelles complex 1 subunit 6 isoform X3, with protein sequence MSVAERPEEEKEEAAAATAAASPGLSLGPSVASPDEGVVEDLPLIDEKAVEQLTEGLISHYLPDLQRSKSALQELTQNQVVLLETLEQEISKFKECNSILDIDALFSEAKHYHNKLVNIRNEMMMLHEKTSKLKVCSRNLRT